A stretch of the Cydia amplana chromosome 6, ilCydAmpl1.1, whole genome shotgun sequence genome encodes the following:
- the LOC134648830 gene encoding F-box only protein 21-like: protein MEEETCAIKSLPNEIITLILDRNDIRDILRFGATCKRFHDFVRSNQYLWKDMTKQTLPAALFKILEEYTEGDWLVDLKGYHTVKKQVYLELIAMSPQFYGRDNDINIQDVRPFFKAALVNRFSFNFAIYILQDVIRKGNTMINNNCKTVIKPFTLTEMHYAKIVLRHLIHTFLSLKWVRAHVNNELSPEAVCNFFIQWVDTLHIHPDEHIDIRINDLVEKVKIILCEDEIKKAAVEDDVEKQRITERDILSAVTQVVYHDRHMAITTAANLDTLDIVKVLDNKCGNVLVVTAIYQAVAKKCGVNCELIAFPNHLFLEWRDNSDPKNPQVYTVEPSSGELNRRRRCPFSQNGPTTNYRYCPDSLLQYICSSFHMSMGAIRNWNTLNALHLLDFLGSNRSTHSSYKNFLPYLLDPTHMSAMTSPLNLKHLSTPHIEIIRALSRNEVPVDCYKKRFSIRHRTGNVKYAVGMTCYHTRYDYVCIVRSWDLHCALKWQSQMTAESLYFGVMQPFYNVIAADQSERYVPQEFLKELDRPNRLYHLEEVIATEFTHFDGFAYVPNDEKRAEFPDDEPVVNVYRERAELLN from the exons ATGGAGGAAGAAACCTGTGCAATAAAGAGTCTGCCCAAcgaaataataacattaatactaGATAGAAATGATATCCGCGATATTCTACGGTTCGGTGCAACTTGCAAGCGATTCCACGACTTCGTGAGGAGTAATCAATACTTATGGAAAGATATGACTAAACAAAC GTTGCCAGCGGCTCTATTTAAGATACTTGAAGAATATACTGAAGGAGATTGGTTGGTTGACCTGAAAGGGTATCACACAGTGAAGAAGCAGGTGTATTTGGAGCTTATTGCAATGTCACCACAATTTTATGG GCGGGATAATGATATTAACATTCAGGATGTGAGACCCTTCTTTAAAGCAGCCCTGGTAAACAGATTCAGCTTCAATTTTGCAATATACATTCTACAGGATGTAATCAGAAAAGGCAATACTATGATTAATAATAATTGCAAGACAGTCATAAA GCCCTTCACATTGACGGAAATGCACTATGCGAAGATTGTTCTGAGGCATTTAATTCACACGTTCCTATCTCTAAAGTGGGTGAGGGCTCATGTGAACAATGAACTGTCACCCGAGGCTGTCTGTAACTTCTTCATTCAGTGGGTTGACACACTCCACATACACCCTGATGAACATATTGACATAagg ATAAATGACTTGGTTGAGaaagtaaaaattattttgtgtgaAGATGAAATTAAAAAGGCAGCCGTAGAAGACGACGTGGAGAAGCAAAGGATTACCGAGAGAGATATTTTATCGGCCGTTACGCAAGTGGTGTATCATGACCGGCATATGGCCATTACCACTGCAGCTAATTTGGACACCCTGGATATTGTCAAG GTCCTCGACAACAAATGTGGTAATGTGCTAGTGGTTACTGCGATCTACCAGGCAGTGGCCAAGAAATGCGGCGTGAACTGCGAGCTCATCGCGTTCCCCAACCACCTGTTTCTGGAGTGGCGCGATAACTCCGATCCTAAAAACCCGCAG GTGTACACAGTGGAGCCTTCCAGCGGGGAGCTGAACCGTCGCCGCCGCTGCCCGTTCTCGCAAAACGGGCCGACGACCAACTATAGATATTGCCCGGATTCCCTGCTCCAGTACATCTGCTCGTCATTCCACATGAGCATGGGAGCTATTCGTAACTG GAATACACTCAATGCTTTGCACCTATTGGATTTCCTGGGATCGAATCGGAGTACACACAGTTCATACAAGAATTTCCTGCCTTATTTACTTGACCCAACCCATATGTCAGCGATGACCTCTCCTCTCAACCTGAAGCAC TTGAGCACTCCCCATATCGAGATAATTAGAGCGCTCTCCAGGAATGAAGTGCCCGTCGATTGCTACAAGAAGCGA TTCTCTATAAGACATCGTACGGGTAACGTGAAGTACGCCGTGGGCATGACGTGCTACCACACCAGATACGACTACGTGTGCATAGTTCGCAGCTGGGACCTGCACTGCGCGCTCAAGTGGCAGAGCCAGATGACTGCCGAGAGCCTGTACTTCGGCGTCATGCAGCCGTTCTACAACGTCATCGCGGCTGACCAGTCGGAGCGTTATGTGCCCCAAG AATTCCTAAAGGAATTGGATCGGCCCAACCGTCTCTACCACCTCGAGGAAGTGATAGCGACGGAGTTCACCCATTTCGACGGTTTCGCGTACGTCCCCAACGACGAGAAGCGGGCGGAGTTCCCGGACGACGAGCCCGTCGTGAACGTGTACCGCGAGCGAGCCGAGCTCCTCAACTAA